One segment of candidate division KSB1 bacterium DNA contains the following:
- a CDS encoding undecaprenyl-phosphate glucose phosphotransferase, translated as MTTAKGRAGDGLTTQRPPEVSIAIVNWSAPQLLESCLHSIYSTPCRIDFEVVVVDNSGMTGNVESLQQRFPQTKFITNARHRGVAAARNQALQAAAGDFILLLDANVRLTPSAVVELVDFLKSAPEAGIVGAKIVDTAGKLLLSCRRFPTILTPLLRRLQFIPFIRKNRLLQEQMMADWHHQSTAEVDYVLGACQLIRREVIEEVGWLDEKFFYGPEDADYCLRAQAHGWKIFYYPQVTAVYHHHRRPGNFLRAQGWKRFWANLYFFQKHGYLFNAKSRDYAIIMPRAIERTLLFLSDFSAIVGSYLIWAWVRGKLGLFTITVPLELFTSALLMFAFWFLLFLFFGLYRTWYAHSRFDELVTLVKTVFFGVILIFLFTAEVQDLTTPPKFSRLLFVTYWILMTFMVANGRMVLRTVQRRMLESGIGMRRTLIVGWNDKARGLLDKVNRFPALGHRVVGFVAARAPKAHQAYGDVPVLGAIDEMSRLIQREKIENVLIALDISQQHEMTEAVNQCTGFPVTIKIIPDLYSIVMGQARTNQIYGFPLIEIFPEIMPLWERRFKRLLDLAFAAAVLALGSPLWLILALVIKLDSRGPVFYRQERVGKDGRIFSIIKFRTMVQNAEQLTGPKWAEKDDPRITRAGRFLRKWRLDEFPQFINILRGEMSLVGPRPERPFFVEKLKKEVPFYLRRLKVQPGITGWAQVKGTYDNTIEDVKQKLQYDFFYVENMSLAMDFKILLHTVYVMLAGKGQ; from the coding sequence ATGACAACGGCTAAAGGACGAGCCGGCGACGGGCTTACCACTCAACGGCCCCCGGAAGTCTCCATTGCGATCGTCAATTGGAGCGCGCCTCAACTTCTTGAAAGCTGTCTCCATTCAATTTATTCCACGCCTTGCCGGATCGATTTTGAAGTCGTTGTTGTTGATAACAGCGGGATGACAGGCAATGTTGAATCGCTGCAGCAACGTTTTCCGCAAACAAAATTTATCACGAATGCGCGTCATCGCGGCGTGGCGGCGGCGCGAAATCAGGCGCTGCAAGCAGCGGCCGGCGATTTTATTTTGCTGCTCGATGCCAATGTCCGCCTCACGCCGAGCGCCGTGGTTGAGCTGGTGGATTTCCTGAAAAGCGCGCCGGAAGCCGGCATCGTCGGCGCGAAAATCGTCGATACCGCCGGCAAATTGCTGCTTTCCTGCCGCCGCTTCCCCACAATTCTCACGCCCCTGTTGCGGCGCCTGCAATTCATTCCCTTTATTCGCAAAAACCGTTTGCTGCAAGAACAGATGATGGCGGATTGGCATCATCAATCGACCGCCGAAGTCGACTACGTGCTCGGCGCCTGCCAGCTTATTCGCCGCGAGGTGATCGAAGAAGTCGGCTGGTTGGATGAAAAATTTTTCTACGGCCCGGAAGACGCCGATTATTGCCTGCGGGCGCAGGCGCACGGCTGGAAGATTTTTTATTACCCGCAGGTGACGGCGGTTTATCATCACCATCGCCGGCCCGGAAATTTTTTGCGCGCCCAAGGCTGGAAGCGCTTCTGGGCGAATTTGTATTTTTTCCAAAAGCACGGCTATCTGTTCAACGCCAAAAGCCGCGATTACGCCATCATCATGCCGCGCGCCATCGAGCGCACCCTGCTTTTTCTCAGCGATTTTTCCGCCATCGTCGGCTCGTATTTGATTTGGGCCTGGGTGCGCGGCAAGCTCGGCCTCTTCACGATTACCGTTCCCCTCGAGCTTTTCACCAGCGCCTTGTTGATGTTTGCCTTTTGGTTTTTGCTGTTTTTATTTTTTGGTCTCTACCGAACGTGGTACGCGCATTCACGCTTTGACGAATTGGTCACGCTGGTGAAAACCGTCTTCTTCGGCGTGATTTTGATTTTTTTGTTTACTGCCGAAGTGCAGGATTTGACCACCCCGCCGAAATTCAGCCGCCTGCTTTTTGTCACCTACTGGATTTTGATGACCTTCATGGTGGCCAATGGCCGCATGGTGTTGAGAACCGTGCAGCGCCGCATGTTGGAATCCGGCATCGGTATGCGTCGGACGTTGATCGTCGGTTGGAATGACAAGGCGCGCGGACTGCTCGACAAAGTCAATCGCTTTCCCGCGCTCGGGCATCGCGTGGTGGGATTCGTCGCTGCGCGCGCCCCCAAAGCACATCAAGCTTATGGCGACGTGCCCGTGCTCGGCGCGATTGATGAAATGAGCCGTCTCATTCAGCGCGAGAAAATTGAGAACGTGCTGATCGCGCTCGACATTTCCCAGCAGCACGAGATGACGGAAGCGGTGAATCAATGCACCGGCTTTCCAGTGACAATCAAAATCATTCCCGATCTTTACAGCATCGTGATGGGGCAGGCGCGCACCAACCAAATTTACGGCTTTCCGCTCATCGAAATTTTTCCGGAGATCATGCCGCTGTGGGAACGACGCTTCAAACGCTTGCTCGATCTCGCCTTTGCCGCGGCGGTTCTCGCGCTCGGCTCGCCGCTTTGGCTGATTCTGGCCTTGGTGATCAAACTGGATTCGCGCGGGCCGGTTTTTTATCGGCAGGAACGCGTTGGCAAAGATGGCCGGATTTTTTCGATCATCAAATTTCGCACGATGGTGCAAAACGCCGAGCAGCTCACCGGCCCGAAGTGGGCGGAAAAAGATGACCCGCGCATCACGCGCGCCGGGCGGTTTTTGCGTAAATGGCGGCTGGATGAATTTCCGCAATTCATCAACATCCTGCGCGGCGAAATGAGCCTGGTCGGCCCGCGCCCCGAAAGGCCTTTTTTCGTTGAAAAATTAAAAAAAGAAGTGCCGTTTTATTTGCGCCGCCTCAAAGTGCAACCCGGTATTACCGGCTGGGCGCAGGTGAAAGGCACGTACGACAACACGATTGAAGACGTCAAACAAAAATTGCAATACGATTTTTTTTATGTCGAAAACATGTCGCTGGCGATGGATTTCAAAATTTTGCTGCACACAGTTTATGTTATGCTGGCGGGAAAGGGGCAGTAA
- a CDS encoding ATP-binding protein, whose amino-acid sequence MRSSDLKTVVLEQNSLPIEPGLIAREAFQEVEAWQKEAAVTVITGLRRCGKSTLLRQLRERHHGYYLNFDDERLVSFRVEDFQKTDEIFHELYGEHNIYYFDEIQNVEGWERFVRRLHDSRKKVCVTGSNARLLSRELGTRLTGRYLPCTLYPFSFGEFLQFKNIAIASDDFFTTAGRAKLKRAFNLYFEFGGMPEFVKTENRDYVKTLYESILYRDVLVRHGITNEKTMKELMLFALSNIGKQVSFNKLTSVLALKSSTTVKEYFHYLENSYLAVLLSKFSRSLQKNIYANKKIYLVDHGFAGVLGFRLSDDHGRFLENVVLVELLRRKKELFYFQEKHECDFVVKQGRAMREAIQVCYEINEDNQAREFDGLTEAMQACRLSEGILLTYDQEDETTIAGKKIRILPVWKWLLEK is encoded by the coding sequence ATGAGAAGCTCGGATTTAAAAACGGTTGTTTTGGAGCAAAACAGCTTGCCAATCGAGCCTGGTCTGATAGCGCGTGAAGCTTTTCAAGAGGTGGAGGCTTGGCAGAAAGAAGCCGCGGTCACCGTGATCACCGGCTTGCGGCGTTGCGGCAAATCCACGCTGTTGCGGCAACTCCGGGAGCGGCATCACGGCTATTATCTCAACTTCGATGACGAGCGCCTCGTCTCCTTTCGCGTCGAAGATTTTCAGAAGACGGACGAAATCTTTCATGAATTGTACGGCGAGCACAACATTTACTATTTCGATGAAATACAAAATGTCGAAGGATGGGAACGCTTCGTCCGCCGTCTGCACGATTCCCGCAAAAAAGTCTGCGTGACCGGCTCGAATGCGCGACTGCTGAGCCGCGAGCTGGGCACGCGGCTCACGGGCCGGTATCTGCCGTGCACGCTCTATCCCTTTTCGTTCGGCGAGTTCCTGCAATTCAAAAATATCGCGATCGCCTCCGATGATTTTTTTACGACCGCCGGACGCGCCAAGCTGAAGCGCGCCTTCAATCTCTATTTCGAATTCGGCGGAATGCCGGAGTTTGTCAAAACGGAAAACCGCGACTATGTCAAGACGCTCTACGAAAGCATTCTGTACCGCGACGTGCTGGTGCGGCATGGCATCACCAATGAGAAAACCATGAAAGAGCTGATGCTGTTCGCGCTCAGCAACATCGGCAAGCAGGTGAGCTTCAACAAATTGACGAGCGTGCTGGCGCTGAAAAGCTCCACCACCGTCAAAGAGTATTTTCATTATCTGGAGAACAGTTATTTGGCCGTGCTACTGTCAAAATTTTCCCGCTCGCTGCAAAAGAACATCTACGCCAACAAGAAAATCTACCTGGTCGATCATGGTTTCGCCGGGGTGCTGGGATTCCGCTTGAGCGACGATCACGGCCGGTTTCTCGAAAACGTGGTCCTGGTGGAGTTGCTGCGGCGCAAAAAGGAGTTGTTCTATTTTCAGGAAAAGCACGAATGCGATTTCGTCGTCAAGCAAGGCCGCGCCATGCGGGAGGCCATCCAGGTTTGTTATGAGATCAACGAAGACAATCAAGCGCGTGAGTTCGACGGCTTAACGGAAGCGATGCAGGCCTGCCGCTTGTCCGAAGGAATTCTGCTGACTTATGATCAGGAGGATGAAACAACTATCGCCGGCAAGAAAATACGGATTCTGCCGGTTTGGAAGTGGCTACTTGAAAAATAA
- the rfbB gene encoding dTDP-glucose 4,6-dehydratase, translated as MQKFLVTGGAGFIGSNFIRHLFRKRNDVEIINLDKLTYAGNLDNLREVEKNPRYRFVKGDICDKALVNQLASEVEAIVNFAAESHVDRSIGSPDDFIRTDVFGAFVLLEAARKHKIKKFIQISTDEVYGSIPNGSFKETDALMPSSPYSASKAGADRLAYSYFVTYGVPVIITRCSNNFGPFQYPEKLIPLFVTNALENKPLPIYGDGKNVRDWIYVEDHCAAIDFISEHGENGEVYNIGGGNERNNLEITEMILAALNKPKSLMTFVTDRPGHDRRYSLDSSKLQALGWKPKHEFQAALEFTIDWYVKNRWWWEKLKSGEYLEFYKKHYKI; from the coding sequence ATGCAAAAATTTTTGGTCACCGGTGGAGCCGGTTTTATCGGCAGCAATTTTATTCGCCATCTGTTTCGCAAGCGCAACGATGTCGAAATCATCAATCTCGACAAGCTCACCTACGCCGGCAATCTCGACAACCTGCGCGAAGTCGAGAAAAATCCGCGCTATCGTTTCGTCAAGGGCGATATTTGCGATAAAGCACTGGTGAATCAGCTTGCGTCGGAGGTCGAGGCCATCGTGAATTTTGCGGCTGAAAGCCACGTCGACCGCTCGATCGGCTCACCGGATGATTTTATCCGCACCGATGTGTTCGGCGCTTTCGTTTTGCTCGAGGCGGCGCGCAAGCATAAAATTAAAAAGTTCATCCAAATTTCGACCGACGAGGTTTACGGCAGCATCCCGAACGGCTCCTTCAAGGAAACCGACGCCTTGATGCCGTCGAGCCCATATTCGGCTTCCAAGGCCGGCGCCGATCGTTTGGCGTATTCGTATTTCGTGACTTACGGCGTGCCGGTGATCATCACGCGCTGCTCGAACAATTTTGGGCCGTTTCAATATCCGGAAAAACTCATTCCGCTCTTTGTCACCAACGCGCTGGAAAACAAGCCGCTGCCGATTTACGGCGACGGCAAAAACGTTCGGGACTGGATTTACGTCGAAGATCATTGCGCCGCCATCGATTTTATTTCCGAGCACGGTGAGAACGGCGAAGTGTACAACATTGGCGGCGGCAATGAGCGCAATAATCTCGAGATCACGGAAATGATTCTCGCCGCCTTGAACAAACCCAAAAGTCTGATGACGTTTGTCACCGACCGCCCGGGCCACGACCGCCGTTATTCGCTGGATTCGAGCAAATTGCAGGCGCTCGGCTGGAAGCCCAAACACGAATTTCAAGCGGCGCTCGAATTTACCATCGACTGGTACGTCAAAAACCGCTGGTGGTGGGAAAAGCTGAAAAGCGGCGAGTATCTGGAATTTTACAAAAAACATTATAAAATATAG
- a CDS encoding nucleotide sugar dehydrogenase translates to MSLEIKIEDKTAKIAVIGLGYVGLPLAVEYAAAGYNVLGIDVSEEKIAKLNRGENYIDDVDSHKLKELVKAGKLSGASHYQRIGEFDIVFICVPTPFTEMKDPDVSYIVNSTRGIASGLRREQLIILKSTTYPETTEKVVQPILEETGLKTGKDFYLAFSPERIDPGNKKFTTANTPIVVGGVTKKCTKLAAAISRKVIADVKELSSPKAAEMTKLLENIFRSVNIALVNELAQLCDRMEGIDIWEVVEAAATKPFGFMPFYPGPGIGGHCILVDPYYLSWKAKEFDFHTNFIELAAMTNENMPYYVLDLIIRSLSLHGAAITNSKILMLGVAFKKNVDDTRNSPAIKVMELLYNRGGRYLMYNDPYVPTLRVSGKVYTSKKLDARLLESVDCVVITTDHSKYDYEMIVKHSKLVVDTRNATRDVKNGRKKIIRLGCGTNAIPADLRTPHE, encoded by the coding sequence GTGAGTCTTGAAATCAAAATCGAGGACAAAACCGCAAAAATCGCCGTCATCGGCCTGGGGTATGTTGGCCTGCCGCTTGCCGTTGAATATGCGGCTGCCGGTTACAACGTGCTGGGCATCGACGTGAGCGAGGAAAAAATTGCCAAGCTCAATCGCGGCGAAAATTACATTGACGACGTTGACAGCCACAAGCTAAAAGAACTGGTCAAAGCGGGGAAGCTCTCCGGCGCCAGCCATTATCAACGCATCGGCGAGTTCGACATCGTTTTTATTTGCGTGCCGACGCCTTTTACCGAAATGAAAGATCCTGATGTTTCGTATATCGTCAATTCCACCCGCGGCATTGCTTCGGGCTTGCGCCGCGAGCAGTTGATTATTTTAAAATCCACCACCTACCCGGAGACCACTGAAAAAGTGGTGCAACCCATTTTGGAAGAAACCGGTTTGAAAACCGGCAAGGATTTTTATCTGGCGTTCTCGCCGGAGCGCATCGATCCCGGCAACAAAAAATTCACCACGGCGAACACGCCAATCGTCGTCGGCGGCGTGACGAAAAAATGCACCAAATTGGCCGCAGCGATTTCACGCAAAGTGATTGCCGACGTCAAAGAACTGTCATCACCCAAGGCCGCGGAAATGACCAAGCTGCTCGAAAATATTTTCCGCTCGGTCAACATCGCGCTGGTCAATGAGCTGGCGCAGCTTTGCGACCGCATGGAAGGCATCGACATTTGGGAGGTGGTGGAAGCGGCGGCGACCAAGCCGTTCGGCTTCATGCCGTTTTATCCCGGCCCGGGCATTGGCGGCCACTGCATTCTGGTCGATCCCTATTATTTGTCCTGGAAGGCCAAAGAGTTCGATTTTCACACGAATTTCATCGAGCTGGCGGCGATGACCAACGAAAACATGCCGTATTACGTTTTGGATCTGATCATTCGCTCGTTGAGCTTGCACGGCGCCGCCATCACCAATTCCAAAATTTTGATGCTGGGCGTGGCGTTCAAAAAGAACGTCGACGACACGCGCAACTCGCCGGCAATCAAGGTGATGGAGCTGCTCTACAATCGTGGCGGCCGGTATTTGATGTACAACGATCCCTACGTTCCGACCTTGCGCGTGAGCGGAAAAGTTTACACCTCCAAAAAACTCGACGCCAGGCTGCTGGAATCGGTGGATTGCGTCGTCATCACCACCGATCACAGCAAGTATGATTATGAGATGATTGTGAAACATTCAAAGCTCGTGGTCGACACGCGCAACGCCACCAGAGATGTTAAAAACGGCCGGAAGAAAATCATTCGCCTCGGCTGCGGCACCAATGCCATTCCGGCTGATTTGCGCACGCCGCACGAGTAA
- a CDS encoding acetaldehyde dehydrogenase (acetylating), translating to MPPLMDQDLQSIQEVRSLVAKAREAYLRYKEFSQEQVDRIVAAMCEAGFKASERLARLAVEETKYGKVADKTVKNQFSTRDLYEHIKDLKTVGVIREDTKKKILEIAEPFGVVAAVVPTTNPTSTAMFKCIIAVKARNGIVVSPHPRAKNCTQEAVHVVRQAAESAGAPEGLIQCLSIPSNEGTNELMRHRDVAVILATGGTGLVRAAYSAGKPAYGVGPGNVPVYIDRSADIPKAVADAVAGKTFDWGTLCSSEQALVVDAPVSDRVIEELKKQKAYFLSDAEAEKVAKVLVTPEFRINAEMVGQSPQRIANAAGFTVPDDVRVLVARLTGVGRQDPLSAEKLSPVLALYIEDGWQKGCDRCMELLNFGGRGHTLAIHAQDKGVVMQFALKKPAFRIIVNSPAAIGAVGYTTELDPSMTLGCGSYGGNITSDNIGPVHLINIKRVAWETKPLSMIRETGGWRPTLPTSTTRAAEFPYQKALASDVSRKGGSVKPMPAPADKPWLASRESDEKKYGAGKMSGEQVDRIVSEFVKSRRK from the coding sequence ATGCCACCTCTCATGGACCAAGACCTTCAATCCATTCAGGAAGTTCGTTCGCTGGTTGCCAAAGCGCGCGAGGCTTATCTGCGCTACAAGGAATTTTCGCAGGAGCAGGTTGACCGCATCGTTGCGGCGATGTGCGAGGCCGGATTTAAAGCGAGCGAACGCCTGGCGCGCCTGGCGGTCGAAGAGACGAAATACGGCAAAGTCGCGGACAAGACGGTGAAGAATCAATTCTCGACGCGAGATTTGTATGAGCACATCAAAGACCTCAAAACCGTCGGGGTGATTCGCGAAGACACAAAGAAAAAAATTCTCGAAATCGCCGAGCCGTTTGGCGTTGTGGCCGCTGTCGTGCCGACGACGAATCCGACTTCGACCGCGATGTTCAAGTGCATCATTGCGGTGAAAGCCCGCAACGGCATCGTCGTCTCCCCGCATCCGCGCGCGAAAAATTGCACGCAGGAAGCCGTGCATGTCGTTCGCCAGGCTGCTGAGAGCGCCGGCGCGCCGGAGGGCTTGATTCAATGTCTTTCGATTCCATCGAACGAAGGCACGAATGAGCTGATGCGCCATCGTGACGTCGCCGTGATTCTGGCCACCGGCGGCACCGGCCTGGTGCGCGCGGCGTATTCGGCGGGCAAACCGGCGTATGGCGTCGGCCCGGGCAACGTGCCGGTTTACATCGACCGCAGCGCCGATATTCCGAAGGCAGTTGCCGATGCGGTCGCAGGAAAAACGTTTGACTGGGGCACGCTCTGCTCTTCGGAGCAAGCGCTGGTGGTCGACGCGCCGGTGTCGGATCGCGTGATCGAGGAGTTGAAAAAACAAAAGGCGTATTTTCTCAGCGACGCCGAAGCCGAGAAAGTCGCCAAAGTTTTGGTGACACCGGAGTTTCGAATTAACGCCGAGATGGTTGGCCAATCGCCGCAGCGGATTGCGAACGCCGCCGGATTTACCGTGCCGGATGACGTGCGCGTTTTGGTGGCGAGATTAACCGGTGTCGGGCGGCAAGATCCGCTTTCCGCCGAAAAACTTTCGCCGGTGTTGGCGCTGTACATTGAAGACGGCTGGCAAAAAGGCTGCGACCGCTGCATGGAGCTGCTCAATTTCGGCGGCCGCGGCCACACGCTGGCGATTCACGCGCAAGATAAAGGCGTGGTGATGCAATTCGCGCTGAAGAAACCGGCCTTTCGCATCATCGTCAATTCGCCGGCGGCCATCGGCGCGGTCGGTTACACGACGGAGCTCGATCCGAGCATGACGCTCGGCTGCGGCTCGTATGGCGGCAACATCACCAGCGACAACATTGGCCCGGTGCATCTCATCAACATCAAGCGCGTGGCCTGGGAAACCAAACCGCTGTCGATGATTCGTGAAACCGGAGGCTGGCGGCCTACGCTGCCGACCTCCACGACTCGCGCCGCTGAGTTTCCGTATCAAAAAGCCCTGGCCTCCGATGTTTCGCGCAAAGGTGGCTCGGTGAAACCGATGCCAGCGCCTGCCGACAAGCCGTGGCTGGCCAGCCGAGAGTCTGATGAAAAAAAATACGGCGCCGGTAAAATGAGCGGCGAGCAGGTGGATAGGATTGTGAGTGAGTTTGTGAAATCGCGACGGAAATAA
- the rocF gene encoding arginase, whose product MPSSIRIIGVPMDLGQSRRGVDMGPSALRYAGLSQRLRKLGHIVEDVGNITVAVRDTLPESGGMAFLPSVVKACEQIYEQGRQAMAAGCLPLFVGGDHSIAVGTVGGVTHEAPAGLLWIDAHGDFNTPESSPSGNIHGMPLAALLGLGRPELINLGRPGPKLKSSDVVLIGVRDLDPQEKELLKESRIGIYSMREIDERGIAAVVREALARLQHLPRLHVSLDLDCLDPMEAPGVGTPVAGGLSYREAHLLMEILADTGRVGSIDVVEINPILDERNHTAEIAAELLASLLGKSIL is encoded by the coding sequence ATCCCATCTTCGATTCGAATCATCGGCGTGCCGATGGACTTGGGCCAATCCCGGCGCGGAGTGGATATGGGCCCGAGCGCGCTGCGCTATGCCGGACTATCGCAACGCTTGCGAAAATTGGGGCATATTGTTGAAGACGTCGGCAACATTACGGTGGCGGTTCGTGATACATTGCCGGAAAGCGGCGGCATGGCGTTCCTGCCCTCGGTGGTGAAGGCCTGTGAGCAGATTTACGAACAAGGTCGTCAGGCCATGGCGGCTGGTTGCCTTCCTTTATTTGTTGGTGGCGATCATTCCATCGCGGTTGGCACCGTCGGCGGTGTCACTCACGAGGCGCCAGCGGGCTTGTTGTGGATCGATGCGCACGGCGATTTCAACACGCCGGAAAGCTCGCCGAGCGGCAATATTCACGGCATGCCGCTGGCCGCGCTGTTGGGACTCGGCAGGCCGGAGCTGATCAATCTTGGCCGCCCTGGCCCAAAGCTCAAATCATCTGATGTCGTTTTGATCGGGGTGCGGGATTTGGACCCGCAGGAAAAGGAACTGCTGAAAGAAAGCCGCATCGGCATTTACTCGATGCGTGAAATCGATGAGCGCGGGATTGCGGCGGTGGTGCGCGAGGCGCTGGCGCGTTTGCAGCATTTGCCGCGTCTGCACGTGAGTCTCGATCTGGATTGCCTCGATCCGATGGAGGCGCCGGGGGTCGGCACGCCGGTCGCCGGCGGCCTCTCGTATCGCGAAGCGCATTTGCTCATGGAAATTCTTGCCGACACCGGTCGCGTCGGCTCGATCGACGTGGTGGAGATCAACCCGATTTTGGATGAAAGAAATCACACAGCAGAGATCGCCGCGGAGTTGCTGGCGTCTTTGTTGGGGAAGTCGATTTTGTAA
- a CDS encoding NAD(P)H-binding protein, which produces MPQQNIFIAGGTGYLGARLIARLLQRRHEVFALARPGSEQKLPPGCVPIIGNALDRNSYQEQIRPADTFVHLVGVSHPNPSKAEQFRAIDLASIQNSVPAAATAGVKHFVYVSVAHPAPVMKAYWQVRAECEAIISASRLNATILRPWYVLGPGHWWPYALTPLYWLFERVPATRETAQRLGLVKLPQMIKALLHAVENPIQGRRIFEVSEIRQFK; this is translated from the coding sequence ATGCCCCAACAAAACATTTTTATTGCCGGCGGCACCGGCTACCTCGGTGCGCGGCTGATTGCCAGACTTTTACAACGCCGCCACGAGGTGTTCGCGCTGGCGCGGCCCGGCTCGGAACAAAAACTGCCGCCGGGCTGTGTACCGATCATCGGAAATGCCCTGGACAGAAATTCGTATCAAGAACAAATCCGGCCGGCGGACACTTTTGTGCATCTCGTCGGCGTTTCACATCCGAATCCGTCGAAGGCCGAACAGTTTCGCGCGATTGATCTGGCCTCGATCCAAAACTCCGTTCCGGCTGCCGCCACCGCCGGCGTCAAGCATTTTGTTTATGTGAGCGTCGCGCATCCGGCGCCGGTGATGAAAGCGTATTGGCAGGTTCGCGCCGAATGCGAAGCGATTATCAGCGCGAGCCGCTTGAACGCGACGATCCTGCGGCCGTGGTACGTGCTCGGCCCCGGCCACTGGTGGCCGTATGCGCTCACGCCGCTGTATTGGCTCTTCGAGCGTGTGCCCGCCACACGCGAGACGGCGCAGCGGCTCGGGCTGGTGAAGTTGCCTCAAATGATCAAGGCGCTTTTACACGCCGTGGAAAATCCAATTCAGGGAAGACGGATTTTTGAGGTGAGCGAAATTCGGCAATTCAAATGA
- a CDS encoding copper homeostasis protein CutC: protein MSKNFLLEICVDSVDSAIAAQEGGADRVELCVNLNDGGTTPSAGLISTVRRHLRIGLHVLIRPRSGDFCYSAVEFKSMKNDVAFAKNLGADGVVFGILKPDHTVDVERMRVLVALARPMSVTFHRAFDVTAEPFRALEDLIALGVDRLLTSGQAETAKAGLPLIAQLAQKAAGRIRIMPGGNINAQNLPLFINTAGVSEIHAGSAVITKKYSAAGLFTTWRGVVDPQKVRAFINWPNDF from the coding sequence ATGAGCAAAAATTTTCTTTTGGAAATCTGCGTTGATTCGGTCGATTCCGCCATCGCCGCGCAAGAGGGTGGCGCCGATCGCGTCGAATTGTGCGTCAATCTCAACGACGGCGGGACGACGCCGAGCGCCGGGCTGATTTCGACAGTGCGCCGACATTTGCGCATCGGCTTGCACGTTCTCATCCGGCCGCGCAGCGGCGATTTTTGTTATTCAGCAGTGGAATTCAAGAGCATGAAAAACGACGTCGCTTTCGCCAAAAATCTCGGTGCCGACGGCGTGGTGTTCGGGATTCTCAAGCCGGACCACACCGTCGATGTCGAGCGGATGCGCGTGCTGGTTGCTCTGGCCCGGCCAATGAGCGTCACGTTTCACCGCGCTTTTGACGTCACTGCAGAACCGTTTCGCGCGTTGGAAGACCTCATCGCGTTGGGCGTTGACCGTCTTTTGACTTCCGGCCAGGCGGAAACGGCCAAGGCCGGCTTGCCGTTGATCGCACAGCTCGCGCAAAAAGCCGCTGGTCGCATCCGCATCATGCCCGGCGGCAACATCAACGCGCAGAACCTGCCTCTTTTCATCAACACCGCCGGGGTGTCCGAGATTCATGCCGGCTCGGCGGTGATCACAAAAAAATATTCGGCAGCCGGGCTTTTTACAACGTGGCGCGGCGTTGTTGATCCGCAAAAAGTCCGCGCCTTCATAAATTGGCCGAATGATTTTTAA